The nucleotide sequence AATTTGGACTGACAGATAAGTTCAAAGCGCTATTTGATGAGGTGCAAAGGTCCAATATGAGCAAAGCGTGTAAGTCGGTGGAGGAAGCTGAAGCAACCATGGCCCATTACCGGAGCCAGGGAGTTGATTGCTTTTATGAGCAGGAAGGGGATTTGTACTTAGTTTTCAGAAAAGAAGACCGTAAAACCCTGAAATCTGTGAATTACTCTCCTGCAGACCTAAAGGGAATATTGGGGAAATAAGCAGGTAGTAATTGATGAGGTAAATACAGGAGATAGCACTTTATTACCTTTCCAAAACCACAAGAATGATCGCATTTCTTGTGGTTTTGTGTTTATCGGCTAAATTGCCTAGTAGTAGAATATTGTGGTACTTTAATAATACCGTGAATTTAACGACCCATTGTTATGAAGACTTTTAGAGTAATATTTTGCATGTTGGTTTTAGTTGTTTTTGCCTTTTTGGAGCTTTCTGCCCAAGAGCGCGCCAAAGATCATGGATTTGAATTTGGGGTCATGAAGCGAGGTGAGCTGAACGCTATTACAGATGTAAAAGGAGTATTGGTGGGACATAAAACGCTTATTAGTGGGGATAGTGTGAGAACTGGGGTCACGGCCATCCTTCCACATGGTGGAAATATTTTTCAAGAAAAGGTTCCAGCGGCTGTTTATGTAGGAAATGGTTTTGGGAAATTGGCAGGAAGTACACAAGTGGAGGAGTTGGGAAATATTGAAACCCCTATCGTACTGACCAATACACTTAGTGTAGCAGCTGGTATAGAAGGCTTGATAGATTTTACATTTTCTTTTCCAGAAAATGAGGATGTCCGCTCTGTAAATGCTGTTGTTGGGGAAACCAATGATGGATATTTGAATGATATTCGGGGGAGGCATGTAAAAGCTACAGATGTACTGGAGGCGATAAGCAAAGCCAGTGGAGGTGTTGTGGAGGAGGGCAATGTAGGAGCTGGAACGGGAACAGTGTGCTTTGGTTTCAAGGGGGGAATAGGTACTGCCTCCAGAGAGTTGCCTGCAGAAATGGGAGGATATACTGTGGGGGTATTAGTGCAATCTAATTTTGGTGGTGTCCTTCAGATCGGTGGCTTGCCTGTTGGCAAGGCTTTGGAACAATATGCATTTAAAAACCAACTGGAATCAGCAGATGGTTCCTGTATGATCGTAGTGGCAACAGATGCACCACTGCATGAGAGAAATCTCAAGCGAATTGCAAAGCGG is from Echinicola marina and encodes:
- a CDS encoding nucleoside triphosphate pyrophosphohydrolase family protein, translated to MKDPKTLSAVAEFHQTFKHPVLEVPTLPNEQRSKLRVSLLAEELKELEEGIKNEDIVEVADALCDLQYVLAGAVLEFGLTDKFKALFDEVQRSNMSKACKSVEEAEATMAHYRSQGVDCFYEQEGDLYLVFRKEDRKTLKSVNYSPADLKGILGK
- a CDS encoding P1 family peptidase, giving the protein MKTFRVIFCMLVLVVFAFLELSAQERAKDHGFEFGVMKRGELNAITDVKGVLVGHKTLISGDSVRTGVTAILPHGGNIFQEKVPAAVYVGNGFGKLAGSTQVEELGNIETPIVLTNTLSVAAGIEGLIDFTFSFPENEDVRSVNAVVGETNDGYLNDIRGRHVKATDVLEAISKASGGVVEEGNVGAGTGTVCFGFKGGIGTASRELPAEMGGYTVGVLVQSNFGGVLQIGGLPVGKALEQYAFKNQLESADGSCMIVVATDAPLHERNLKRIAKRALLGLAKTGGIASNGSGDYVLAFSTARSLRIPYQAKSMEKQVMKVLRNDDMSGLFMATIEATEEAIINSLFAAKSTKGYQGHEVKSLPVKKVLELMKD